CCCCTCAGGTCAGAGCATGTATACACAACACATATGTTGAAACCAAAGATCTCAAAACTAGAACTTGAAGGTACGCAATAACATGCATGGCATGTCCCTGTCGCATGACAGAACCAATCTGGAATCTCATGCACTGGCAGATATATGTTACTTATGCCACCATCTTGAAATACCTGTTGCAGCATAGTCATAATTCACAAAATGCACTAGAATAAATACGCCACAAGCTTGGTATATATCAGGATAAAGACTACTAATGGATAGAATGACAGGAACTGCCAAGGGACCTGCATTTAGAGATTCCTTTCTTGAAtgtcaaatttaaaaactatgtaaAGCATTTAAGAAAATGTCAGTTTAGGACCGTTAGAATGCACATGTGACAATGAACACACGAAATAAGAAAAAGGTAAGAGTGGACCTGGATGGTAGTCTTTCCTTGTGTTGTCATTGCATCAAAATTAGTGGTCTTGAGTGATTCTCATGGATTCTGATATCTGCAAACCAACATTATAAATCATCTCCAAGTCAAAGTTCAGCAAGTGTTCTAACTTGAACAGGCATTGAAGCTTGTCTGGTTCATGGCGACCAAACATGTAGATATCCAGTGGTCCCAGTAGGGGTCCAAAATTGCTTATAAGTAATCTCTCTAAACTACTTGGTAGGCTTGGAAGTGATTGGAGACTGGTGCATCCTTGTAACATAAGAGTATCAAGCCTTTTCAGGCCACCAATGCTTTCAGGTAGATGCTCAAATGGATTTCCACTTAGATCCAAATGTTCCAAACAAGGCAAGGAACTAAGATTATTAGGCATCATATCATCCCTTATATTGCAGTTTGCAAGACTTAAATTTACCAAAGAAGATGGTAAGCAATCGAATGAACGCTTGGTTGATAATGTGTGGTTTCTCATTAACCAGGACCACATTCTTGAAGCCCACTTTTGAAACTGACTCATGAGAGGTCCATCTGCACGAATCACCCCCAAGAATTTCATTTTTTCCAAGTGATTCGGTATCTCACTATCAAGTTTAGAGCAACCAGACAATATTAGAGTTTGAAGTGATGTCAACTTGCACATTTCATCTGGAAGTCTCTTGAGATTTATGCAGCCCTTAAAACTTGAAAAGGAAAGATTTTGTAGGTTTCCAATGGACTTGTGAACCTCAGCCAAATTCGTGCATTCTTCAAGCATCAATATTTCAAGACAAAGGAGTTCTGAGAAGTCTGGAGTTCTAACTAGACCATGACAACGACTGAGATTAAGGATCTTCAACCCTGGAAAACACTATttgaaattacaagaaaataattagtagTTTTCACCAATTGATGAGAGAAATCAGAGAAAGATATAGATTATTAACGTACCCGGATTCCATGCCAAACATGTCTTAGACTGCTGTTGCATAGGTCAAGAACAATAAGATCCTCGAGATAAAAATCAACTGGTATATGATCCCAGGGGACGTGATGCCAACACAGCCACACTAATCCTTTTGGAAAATTTTCATACCCTCCTTTAAGCCTCAAATTATTGAGATGGATTAGTTTTAGATTGCTCATGCTTGCAAAAGCATCAGTGTTTAAGTCCACCAAACATTTTGAGGCTATGTTTACTTGTTCCCAGTCAAGGATGAAGCTCTTAATAGACCTTGAGCCCTGCTATGaagcaattatatatatatatagaatacaGAAATCACAAAAGACGCATGCAAACTGGTAATTCAAGTAAATGCAAAAGGTAAGCttctcacatttttttttctcaaaatcttAAATGAATCACCATGACGCCAAATTCTGCTACGCTCTCCATGATTCTCAGGTGATTCTCGACGGACAATTTCCCATCCCATTTCCCTAAGCAATTGATGCATTGCCAGTTTATTGTCCTTATCAATGGATATCAGATATCTGTCGATAAGTTCTTGAATTCCAACATTCCGATAGAAATCACAGCTTTCTACAATTCTCTCCACAAAGGTTATGTCTTCTCCAATGAAGAAACAAGCTATATCAAGAAACAAATTCTTGTCACGATCATCTTGAAGAGAGTCATAACTTACTCGAAGAATCTCGTGAATTTTACCACCATCAAGGGCTTCTGGCTCTCTTATTGCTCTTTTCCATGAATCCCCAGTTCGAACAGACAAAGAAAAGCCAATTACTTCGAGAGCAAGTGGTAGCCCTCCACAATAACGCACTATATTTTTAGAGTCTTGCAAGTAATATTCAGAAGGCTGTGATTGTCTAAATGCATGCCAAGTAAAGAGTTGAAGGGATTCACTTTCATGAAGAGGCATAATTCTAAACTCTTTACAAGGTTGATCATGAAAACTTTGCAAGCGACCATTTCTGGTTGTTATGATGATTCTACTTCCCTTGTAAAGCCATTTCCCCATTTCAAGAATTGATTTGAGTTGGCCAACATCATCTACATCATCGAGAACAATAAGTACTTTCTTGAACCGTGTGGCATATCTTATTTGGATAGTTCCGTCATCTACATTGTTTATCTTGTGGAATCCCCCCTTTGACAAATCAGAAAGCAGTTGCATCTGTAATTGAACTAAACCATTGTATTGCTTTGATGTTTCTCTGACATCCTTCAGAAAGCTCCAACAATCAAATTGTtcgaaattgaggttgaaaacAGTCTTGGCAATTGTTGTCTTACCAACACCACCAATTCCACATATTACTGCTATATTAACATCTTCAGGCCTGTCTTGTATCCAGCTGTTAATGCCTTTCACCTGAGCATCAACTCCAACTAAATAAGAGGGCACATGCAGTATTGTGCGTTTCAACATTTCTCCAACCTTTTTGACAATATCTTGTATGAATTTTGCCTCAGGTCTgcacatagaaaaaataaaaataaaaatagaaaacccTTGTTTAAAAAGAAATGGTTTGTCACTGCCTCGttgctcttctttttctcttttgccAATACCTCATTTCTTATCCCAGTTTCCTAACAGTTTTCCATTTCTCTTTCCATATTGAAGACATTAATTTTCCCTAGATAGGCCACACTGAAAGTCAAATCTTCAGAAACCTAGTTGTAGTACTTTAAGTCCTGAAAGCAAAAGATCAATCCCTTCGCTTCAGGGCCTATACTGGTCCAGTCTCCATATGGATTTGAGGCATCAAGACTAGTTTCAAAGGCCTTAA
This genomic interval from Populus nigra chromosome 11, ddPopNigr1.1, whole genome shotgun sequence contains the following:
- the LOC133668832 gene encoding disease resistance protein RUN1-like isoform X2, translated to MAAVNNKKSSSSMCEFSYHVFLSFRGADTRKNFTDHLYTALERAGIHVFRDDDAIERGADIECDVEKAIRQSKMSLIVFSSNFASSSWCLDEVAMIMEHKKHHAGHIVLPVFYAVDPSEVQKQTGDLAEAFSGHGKRFKDEKIKRWRKALCKVINLAGMVLHNRPEAKFIQDIVKKVGEMLKRTILHVPSYLVGVDAQVKGINSWIQDRPEDVNIAVICGIGGVGKTTIAKTVFNLNFEQFDCWSFLKDVRETSKQYNGLVQLQMQLLSDLSKGGFHKINNVDDGTIQIRYATRFKKVLIVLDDVDDVGQLKSILEMGKWLYKGSRIIITTRNGRLQSFHDQPCKEFRIMPLHESESLQLFTWHAFRQSQPSEYYLQDSKNIVRYCGGLPLALEVIGFSLSVRTGDSWKRAIREPEALDGGKIHEILRVSYDSLQDDRDKNLFLDIACFFIGEDITFVERIVESCDFYRNVGIQELIDRYLISIDKDNKLAMHQLLREMGWEIVRRESPENHGERSRIWRHGDSFKILRKKNGSRSIKSFILDWEQVNIASKCLVDLNTDAFASMSNLKLIHLNNLRLKGGYENFPKGLVWLCWHHVPWDHIPVDFYLEDLIVLDLCNSSLRHVWHGIRG
- the LOC133668832 gene encoding disease resistance protein RUN1-like isoform X1 encodes the protein MAAVNNKKSSSSMCEFSYHVFLSFRGADTRKNFTDHLYTALERAGIHVFRDDDAIERGADIECDVEKAIRQSKMSLIVFSSNFASSSWCLDEVAMIMEHKKHHAGHIVLPVFYAVDPSEVQKQTGDLAEAFSGHGKRFKDEKIKRWRKALCKVINLAGMVLHNRPEAKFIQDIVKKVGEMLKRTILHVPSYLVGVDAQVKGINSWIQDRPEDVNIAVICGIGGVGKTTIAKTVFNLNFEQFDCWSFLKDVRETSKQYNGLVQLQMQLLSDLSKGGFHKINNVDDGTIQIRYATRFKKVLIVLDDVDDVGQLKSILEMGKWLYKGSRIIITTRNGRLQSFHDQPCKEFRIMPLHESESLQLFTWHAFRQSQPSEYYLQDSKNIVRYCGGLPLALEVIGFSLSVRTGDSWKRAIREPEALDGGKIHEILRVSYDSLQDDRDKNLFLDIACFFIGEDITFVERIVESCDFYRNVGIQELIDRYLISIDKDNKLAMHQLLREMGWEIVRRESPENHGERSRIWRHGDSFKILRKKNGSRSIKSFILDWEQVNIASKCLVDLNTDAFASMSNLKLIHLNNLRLKGGYENFPKGLVWLCWHHVPWDHIPVDFYLEDLIVLDLCNSSLRHVWHGIRCFPGLKILNLSRCHGLVRTPDFSELLCLEILMLEECTNLAEVHKSIGNLQNLSFSSFKGCINLKRLPDEMCKLTSLQTLILSGCSKLDSEIPNHLEKMKFLGVIRADGPLMSQFQKWASRMWSWLMRNHTLSTKRSFDCLPSSLVNLSLANCNIRDDMMPNNLSSLPCLEHLDLSGNPFEHLPESIGGLKRLDTLMLQGCTSLQSLPSLPSSLERLLISNFGPLLGPLDIYMFGRHEPDKLQCLFKLEHLLNFDLEMIYNVGLQISESMRITQDH